The DNA sequence CGATGATCCTCGGCTGCGACGGCGCCGGTACCCTCGACGACGGCACCGAGGTCGTCCTCTACCCGATCATCGGGGACCCGGACTGGCGCGGCGACGAGACCCTCGACCCGCAGCGCACCCTGCTGACCGAGCGCCACCAGGGCACGATGGCCGAGAAGGTGATCGTCCCGGCGCGCAACGCGGTCCCCGCCCCGAAGAGCCTCACCCCCGGCCAGGGCGCCGTGCTCGGCACCGCCTGGCTGACCGCGTACCGGATGCTGTTCACCAAGTCGGGCCTGCAGCCGGGCCAGACCGTGCTCGTCCAGGGTGCCTCCGGCGGCGTCTCGACGGCGCTGATCCAGCTGGGCCGCGCCGCGGGCCTCCAGGTGTGGGTCACCGGCCGCGACGAGGAGAAGCGCGCGCTGGCCGAGCGGCTCGGCGCGCACGCCGCCTTCGAGTCCGGCGCGAAGCTGCCGGGCAAGGTCGACGCCGTCATGGAGTCGGTCGGCGAGGCCACCTGGAAGCACTCCATGCGGGCACTGCGCCCCGGTGGCCGCATCGTCATCTGCGGCTCCACCTCGGGCCCGAACCCGCCCGCGGACCTCCAGCGGCTGTTCTTCCTCCAGCTCGAGGTGGTCGGGTCGACCATGGGGACGCGGCAGGAGCTCGTGGATCTCATGAACTTCGTCGCGACGGCCGGGATCGCGCCGGAGATCGGGACCGAACTGCCGATGGACTCCGCGAAGGAGGCGTTCGAGGCGATGTCCGCGGGGCGGACGGCGGGGAAGATCGTCCTGACCCGCTGATCCGTTACGAGATCCGGGTGTGATGCATTCGTGATGTCGTTGGGTCACGTCAAGCGGTCTACGAAATGCCTGGTCGTCGCCCTGTCGGTCATCGCTGCGTGACGACCGCCCGGCGCTCGGGGGACGTTTGCCCAGGACAGGGTCGGATTTCGCCCGTTCGGCAAGTACAGTGCGTCATCGTGACCGAGCCTTTCAGTCGACGGGCGTCGGGGACTGCCACCATGGCTGCCCCGACGCCTGGAGCCGCGGGTGTCGTCGAGTTCCTGGACCGGGTCGACCACGCCGTGGCCACAGCCCTGTCCACCAACCCGTCCTCGACGGACGTCAGCCGTGACGGCTGGCGCGTCCTGTTGATGCTCGCCCGCGGCACCGGCCGCAGCATGGGCGAGGTCGCGGGACACACGTCGCTGCCCGCCCCCACGGCCACCCGGATCGTGGACCGCCTCGTCGAGAAGAAGCTGGCCTACCGGTCGGCCGACCCGCTCGACCGGCGCCGTGTGCTGGTGCACCTGTCTGCCGAGGGACGGACGGTCGTCGAGTCCGTCTGCCAGCGGGTGCAGCGCATCCTGTCGCCGCGCCGCGCCCCCGCCGCCCGGCCCGCGCCGTGCGACGGGCCGATCCCCGGCCCCCGGGCAGGCCTGGCCATGTAACCGGCCCCCGCGCTCCCCGCCCCCACCACGTACACGTCGGGCCCGACTCCCCGCTGAGAGTCGGGCCCGCTTCGCGTCCGGGGCTACTTCTTGGGCTTCTCGGTGGCCGTACCGCCCCCGGTGGACAGCGCGGCGACGAAGGCCTCCTGCGGGACGTCGACGCGGCCGATCGTCTTCATCCGCTTCTTGCCCTCCTTCTGCTTCTCCAGCAGCTTGCGCTTGCGGGAGATGTCGCCGCCGTAGCACTTGGCGAGGACGTCCTTGCGGATCGCGCGGATCGTCTCGCGGGCGATGATCCGGGCGCCGACGGCGGCCTGGATCGGCACCTCGAACTGCTGGCGCGGGATGAGCTCGCGGAGCTTGGTCGCCATCGAGGTGCCGTAGGAGTACGCCGAGTCCTTGTGCACGATCGCGGAGAACGCGTCGACGGCCTCGCCCTGCAGCAGGATGTCGACCTTGACCAGGTCGGCGACCTGCTCGCCGGCCTCCTCGTAGTCGAGGCTGGCGTAGCCGCGGGTGCGCGACTTCAGGTTGTCGAAGAAGTCGAAGATGATCTCGCCGAGCGGCATCGTGTAGCGCAGCTCGACGCGGGTCTCGGACAGGTAGTCCATCCCGCCGAGCTGGCCGCGCCGGCTCTGGCACAGCTCCATGATGGTGCCGACGAACTCCGACGGCGCCAGGATGGTGATCTTGGTGATCGGCTCGCGGACCTCGGCGACCTTGCCCACCGGCCAGTCGCTGGGGTTGGTCACCTCGATCTCCTCGCCGTCGTCGGTGGTGACCTGGTAGACGACGTTGGGCGCGGTGGAGATCAGGTCGAGGTCGAACTCGCGCTCGAGGCGCTCGCGGGTGATCTCCAGGTGCAGCAGGCCGAGGAAGCCGCAGCGGAAGCCGAAGCCGAGCGCGGCCGAGGTCTCCGGCTCGTAGGTGAGGGCGGCGTCGTTGAGCTGCAGCTTGTCCAGCGCCTCGCGCAGGTCGGGGTACTGCGACCCGTCGATCGGGTAGAGCCCGGAGTAGACCATCGGCTGCGGCTCGCGGTAGCCGGTCAACGGGTCGGTGGCCCCGTTGCGCTTGGAGGTGACGGTGTCGCCGACCTTGGACTGGCGGACGTCCTTCACCCCGGTGATGAGGTAGCCGACCTCGCCGACGCCGAGGCCGTCGGACGGCTTGGGCTCCGGGGAGACGATGCCGATCTCGAGCAGCTCGTGCTCGGCGCCGGTGGACATCATCTTGATCTTCTCGCGCGGCGAGAGCTTTCCGTCCACGACGCGGATGTAGGTGATGACGCCGCGGTAGGTGTCGTAGACCGAGTCGAAGATCATCGCCCGGGCGGGCGCGTCGGCGTCGCCGACCGGGGCGGGGATCTGGGCGATGACGGCGTCGAGCACCGCCTCCACACCCTCACCGGTCTTCGCGCTGCACCGCAGCACGTCCTCCGGCTCGCAGCCGGTGATGTGCGCGATCTCCGCGGCGTAGCGCTCCGGGTCCGCGGCAGGCAGGTCGATCTTGTTGAGGACCGGGATGATGTGCAGGTCCTTCTCCATGGCCAGGTACAGGTTGGCCAGGGTCTGCGCCTCGATCCCCTGCGCGGCGTCGACCAGCAGGATCGCGCCCTCGCACGCCTCGAGTGCCCGGGACACCTCGTAGGTGAAGTCGACGTGGCCCGGGGTGTCGATCAGGTGCAGCACGTGCTCGGTCTCGACGCCGTCGGCGTTCTTCGCGGTCCACGGCAGCCGGACGTTCTGCGCCTTGATCGTGATGCCACGCTCGCGCTCGATGTCCATCCGGTCCAGGTACTGGGCCCGGGCGTCACGATCGCTCAGTACCCCCGTGACCTGCAGCATCCGGTCGGCCAGGGTCGACTTCCCGTGGTCGATGTGGGCGATGATGCAGAAGTTCCGGATGCGCTCCGGCGGGGTGAACGTGCGGTCGGCGTACGTCGTCACTCGGCTGTACTCGGCTTTCGCTCATGCGTGGGGCTTCGGGCACTTCGGGTGCTCAGGGCACTCGGGGCTCGGGGCACTGGGGCCCATCGTCCCATGTCGGGCCGGGCGGCCGCCGTGGTGGCACCGCAGGTCGTCACACGCTGTTCACGCCGGGCGTCCCCGCGTTGCCCCGACGCGGCCGATCGCGCACGATCGAACGGCCAGGAGTCGAGTCCCCAACCCGGAGGAGTCACCGTGTCGGTCACCCCCGTCCCCCCGCTCGACCGGCTGAGCGCGGCGCGTGTCGTGCTCGCCAGGAAGAAGAAGCTGGGCCTGACCTGGGACAAGATCGCCGAGGCACTGGGCCGCTCGCTGGAGTGGTCCACCTCGGCCCTGCTCGGGCAGCAGACGCTGACCCGCGAGCAGGCCGAGGCCGCAGGCTCCCTGCTGGACCTGGACGACGACGTCGTCGACGCCCTCACCCTCCCGCCGGAGCGCGGCGCGGCCGCGGTGGACCTCACCGACCCGCTGGTCTACCGCCTCTCGGAGATGGTGCAGGTGTACGGCACGACGATCTCCGAGCTGGTCCGCGAGGAGTTCGGCGACGGCATCGTGTCCGCGATCGACTTCGAGCTGGACCTGCAGCGCGTCGCCGACCCGAAGGGCGACCGGGCCGTGATCACGCTGAACGGGAAGTTCCTGCCCTACCGCGTCTGGTGACCCGGAACAGGGGGCGAGGACGCCACTGGTAACCTTGTGCGTCGAGCGCTCGGCGTGCTCGCCCGAAACGGCCTGGACCCTCTCTCCAGTGATGCTGTTCGGTGCCGCCGGAGCGGACCCGGACGTACACAAGACCAGCCGACCAGCAGGCAGGAAGACCAGAGGCAGACGTGGCCAACATCAAGTCGCAGATCAAGCGTGTCAAGACCAACGAAAAGCGCCGGCAGCGCAACAAGTCGGTGAAGTCGTCGGTCAAGACCGCGATCCGCCACTTCCGCGAGGCCGCCGACTCCGGCGCCGACAACGTCGTGGAGCTGCAGCGCAAGGCGGCCAAGGCCCTCGACAAGGCGGCCGGCAAGGGCGTCATCCACAAGAACCAGGCGGCGAACCGCAAGTCGGCCCTGGCCAAGCGTCTCAACGACGTCCAGGCCTGAGCCGCCCCGGTTCCCCCACGACGGCGCCGCCCCATCGGGGCGGCGCCGTCGTCGTGTTTCCCGGACCTTTCGTGACCCCCGACCGCTCGTGTCCCCGGACCTCTCGTGTTCCAGGACCGCTCGTGTACCCGCACCGGACACGTCCCTCGACCGATCGCTTTCCCGGACCGGTCACGGCCGCGGGCCGGGGCCCGTCCATGCGCTGCGGGCGCAGGGTGCGAGGTGCGGGGCTCAGCGCGGGGTGCGGGCGGACACGACCGCCAGCACCGCCCGCTCCAACGCGTACCCCGCGTCCGCGGCGACGCCCTTGACGTCGGCGTTCACCCGGGCGGTCGCCGCGATGGCGTCGGCGAGCTGCTCCGGACGCCACTGCCTGACCGTCTGCTGTGCCTTGCGGATCTTCCACGGAGGCATGCCCAGCTCACCGGCCAGCCGGTTCGGGTCGCCCCGCCCGGCCGAGCCGACCTTGGCCAGGGTGCGCACCGAGTCCGCGAGCGCGTCGGCGATCAGGACGTGCGGGACACCGAGCACCAGCGCCCACCGCAGCGCCTCCATCGCCGCCCGCCGGTCCCCCGCGACCGCCGCGTCGGCCACCGCAAAGCCGGAGGACTCGGCCCGGCCGCGGTGATAGCGCCGCACCCCGGCCTCGTCCACGGCGCCGCCGGTGTCCGCGACGAGCTGTCCGGCCGCGGCCGCCAGCTCCCGCAGGTCCGACCCGACCGCCTCGACCAGTACCGCGAGCGCACCGGGGGTGATCGTGCCCCCGTGGCGGCGCACCTCGTCGCGCACGAAGTCCGACCGCTCGTCGGCGCGGGTGATGCGGTTGCAGGTGACGGTGTGCGCCCCGGCCTTGCGCATCAGGTCCAGGACCGCCTTGCCCTTCGCCCCCCCGGCGTGCTGGACCACCAGCACGATCCCGTCGGCCGGGTCCTTCACGTAGTCGGCGAGGGCTGCGGTCATGTCCTTGTTCGCATCCTGGCCATGAGTGAGCACGATCACCCTGCCCTCCGCGAAGAGCGAGGGGCTGAGGTGCCCGGCGAGCTCGCCGGGGGCAACCTCGGAGGTGCGGAAGCGGCGCAGCTCGGTCTCCGGATCGCGCTGCCGGGCGCGCCGGACCAGGTCGGACACCGCCCGCTCGGCCAGGAACTCCTCGTCCCCGACGACCAGCTGCAGCGGGCCCGGTTCGCTCGTGCTGCTCACACCCCCATGGTGGCCCACACCCCTGACAACGGGTGAGCCGCGTCCCGGCACGACGACCTCGCCTGGCGGTGCGGTGCCCCGTTCGCGTACCGTCGTCGTCGGTTCCGGCGCTCGGCGTCCGGAGCACCACAACCGCATATGGCTCATCCAGAGGGGCAGAGGGAACGGCCCGTTGAAGCCCCGGCAACCGGCGTCGCACGACGATCCGCCCAGACCTGCGCCTTCCGCGCGGCGAGGACGTCGACGAACACGGTGCCAATTCCGGCCCGCCACCTCCGGCGGGACAGATGAGGAGATCTCGTGACTCTCACTGCTGCGCCCGAAACCACCTCTGCCTACGACCTGGGCTCCGCGCGCGCTCTCGCGTGCCGCGAGTGCCGCCACGAGACCCCGCTCGCCGCGGAGTTCGCGTGTCCGCGCTGTTTCGGCCCCCTCGAGGTGGCCTACGACTTCCCGACGGTCACCCGCGCCTCCATCGAGGCCGGCCCGAAGTCGATCTGGCGCTACAAGGACCTGCTGCCGGTCCCCTCGACCGTCGAGCAGCACGCGAACACCGAGCCCGGCCTGACCCGGCTGATCGAGGCCGACAACCTGGCCCGCGCGCTCGGCGTCCGCAAGATCTGGATCAAGGACGACACGGGTAACCCGACGCACTCGTTCAAGGACCGCGTCGTCGCCGTCGCGCTCGCCGCTGCCCGTGAGCTCGGCTTCTCGGTGCTGTGCTGCCCCTCCACGGGCAACCTCGCCAACGCCGTGGCCGCCGCGGCCGCCCGCGCCGGCTGGGACTCGGTCGTGCTGGTCCCGTCCTCCCTGGAGCAGGCGAAGATCGTCACCACCGCGGTCTACGGCGGCACCCTGCTCGCCGTCGACGGCAACTACGACGACGTCAACCGGCTCGCCACCGAGCTGGCCGCCGAGCACGAGGACTGGGCGTTCGTGAACGTCAACGTCCGCCCGTACTACGCCGAGGGCTCGAAGACCCTGGGCTACGAGGTCGCCGAGCAGCTCGGCTGGCGGCTCCCGCAGCAGGTGGTCGTCCCGGTCGCATCCGGCTCCCAGCTCACCAAGATCGACAAGGGGTTCACCGAGTTCGGCACCCTGGGTCTGGTCGAGCCCACCCCGTACACCGTGTTCGGTGCCCAGGCCACCGGCTGCTCGCCGGTCGCGCGGGCCTTCGAGGCCGGTCACGACGTGATCCAGCCGCAGAAGCCGGACACCATCGCGCGCTCGCTGGCGATCGGCAACCCGGCCGACGGTCCGTACGTCCTCGACTCGGTGCGCCGCACCGGCGGCTCGGTCGGGCACGTGTCCGACGAGGAGGTCGTCGCCGGCATCCGGCTCCTGGCCCGCACCGAGGGCGTGTTCGCCGAGACCGCGGGCGGGGTCACCATCGCGACCATCAAGAAGCTGCTCGAGGCCGGGGCGCTCGACCCCGACGCCGAGACCGTCCTGATGATCACCGGTGACGGGCTCAAGACCCTCGACGCCGTCTCCGGCGAGGTCGGCCCGACGGCGACCGTGCCGTCGACGTCCTCCGCGGTCCGCGAGGCGCTGGCGAACCGGGGCTGACCGGCCCCGCCGGCCGGGAGCCGGACGGGGGTCGCCACGCGCGACCACCGTCAGCCCGGCCGGGTCGTCGCCGGTCAGGGCCAGGTCACCGGACCGGTCGGTGCGTGCGACCACGATGCCCGCCCGGCCAGTCGGTCCACCAGCTCCGGGTTGGGGTGCCGGTAGCTGTTGCCGTTGCCGACGCTGATCACCGCCGCACGCGGCGCGACGGCGGTGATCAGGTCCGGGACCACCTTGCGGGACCCGTGGTGGGGCATCTTCAGGACGTCGGCCCGCAGGTCGACCCCGGAGTGGAGCAGGTCGTCCTGGGCGACCAGTTCGGCGTCGCCGGTCAGCAGGATCGTCGCGGCCGGGGTGGTGGCGCGCAGCAGCAGCGAGATGTCGTTCACCGCGGTCCCGTCGCCGCCGTCAACCGTCAGGGGCGGGTGGACCGGGCCGAGGACCTGCAGGCGCAGCTCCGGCCACCCCAGCTCCATCCCGCGCACGAGCCCCACCACCGGAGCCCCGGCCCGCTCGGTGTGCCGGGTGATCTCGCGCAGCCCCGACGCCGGTTCCCGCACCGGCCCGACGGCGATCCCGCCTGCGGCCCGACCGCGCAGTGCGCCGGCGAGGCCGCCGTCGTGGTCGGCATGGAAGTGGGTGATCACCACGAGCTCCAGGACCCGGACCCCGAGCCGGTCCAGGCAGGTGTCGACGGCGTCGTCCGTCGGCCCGGTGTCGACCAGGACGGCGTGCCCCGGGGTGCCGGTGGCGAGGACGAGCGCGTCGCCCTGACCCACGTCGCAGGCCACCATCCGCCACCCGGTGGGCGGCCAGCCGGGCGGGGCGAACCGGGTCGGGACGAGGACGACGAGGAGCCCGACCAGCAGCGCCAGCAACAGGGCCCGCAGGCGCGGCACCCGGCCCATCGCCAGCAGCACGACGAGCACCCCGGTGAGCAGCAGCGCGCCGCCTGTGCCCGCGGGCCACGGCACGGTGGCACCGGGCACCGCGGCGGCCCGGTCCCCGACCACGACCAGCCACCACACGAACGGACCCGCCAGCCAGGCGCAGCACCACGCTGCGGCCGGGCTCACCGCGGACAGCACCGCACCGAGCACGCCCAGCACCGTCGCGGGGGCGACCGCGGGCGCCGCGAGCAGGTTCGCCACCACGGTGACCAGCCCGACTCCCCCGTTGAGCCCGGCGATCACCGGCGCGGTGGCCAGCGCCGCGGCGACCGGGACGACCAGTGCCTCGGCCGGCCCGGACGGCAGCCCGCGCCGACGCAGCGCCGCCGTCCACCCCGGTCCGAGCAGCACCAGCGCACCGGTGGCGACGACGGACAGCACGAAACCCGCGTCGACGGCCAGGGCGGGGACGGCCAGCAGCAGGCCGAGCACGGCCACCGCCAGCGCCGGCACCGCGGACCGCGCCCGGCCGGCGGCGAACGCGATGAGCACGACCCCGCCCATCACCGCCGCACGCAGCACCGACGGCGACGGCCGGGCCAGCACGACGAACCCGACCAGGGCGACCATCGCCATCGCGGCCGCGATCCGCGGGTCGATCCGGAACAGGCGCAGCAGGAGCAGCACCGCCCCGGTCACGATCGCGACGTTGGCGCCGGAGACGGCCGTGAGGTGCGCGAGCCCCGCGGTCCGGAAGTCCTGCTCGGTCTCGGCGAGCTGGGCGCGGGTGTCCCCGATCGCGAGCCCGGGCAGCAGCCCGGCCGGTGCCTCGGGCAGTGCAGCGACCGCCGCGTCGCGCAGGCCGTCGCGCAGGGCCCCGGCCCCGGTCTGCCACCACGGCGGCGCGGTCACGTCCTGCGGTGCGCCGCGGACCTTCAGCACGGCGACCGTGAGGTCGGGACGCTGTGCGGGCATGAGCAGCCCGGCGGCGGAGACCTCCTGACCGGGGAGCAGCCCGGTCCACTCCGCTGCCGGGGCCAGGAGCAGGAGCTTCCCGCCGGTGGTCGCCCGACCGCCGCCGACGGTGGCCGTGACGAGCTCGGTGGGGACCAGCGCCATCGCCCGGGCGGCGCCGGACTCGTCTCCACCGCCGGTGGTGCTGCGCAGGATCCGGGGGTCGTCGGTGAGCCGGACGCGGACCTCGGCGGCGGCGCCACGGTCGGCGGGCCCGCGCAGCGGGTGCGACGCCAGCGCGGCCGCGTGGACGGTGCCCAGGACGGCCGCGACGAGCGCACACCCGGCCGCGGCGAGCACGATCGAGGACGGCGCCGCGGCGCGAGCGCTGGTCCGGGCACGGAGCAGCGTGACCGTCAGGGCGAGCGCCGCGAGGACGGCGGCGGTGATCCCGCCCGCGGTGCCGCCGAGCAGCCCGGCGAGGACGGCGGCCCAGGTGGCGAGCGCGGCCGGGACGAGGCGCAGGTCGGGTGGGGCCGGACGTTCCTGCTGCTCCGCACGCTCGTCGTCGCGCTCCCCGGACACCGGTTCGGGCCGGCGGGCTCCGGCGCGGGTCACACCCGCACCAGTTCCTGGAGCTGGGCGAAACGGCGCTCGCCGATGCCGTCGATCTCGCGCAGCTGCTCGACCCGGCTGAAGCGCCCGTTGGCGCTGCGCCAGTCGATGATCTTCTTCGCGGTGACCGGGCCGACGCCGGGCAGGGCGTCGAGGTCCGAGAGGGTGGCGGTGTTCAGGTCGATCTTCCCGCCGGGGGCGGCGGGTGCGGCGGCCGCGCCCGGTTCGGCGCCCGACGCCGGCTCGGAGCCCGGGGCGGGCAGGACCGGGGCGGCGTCGGCGGCCGGTGGGACCCCGACCGCGATCTGTTCCCCGTCGCCGAGGCGGCGGGCCAGGTTCAGCGCGCCGAGGTCGACCTCGGGCAGCGCGCCGCCCGCAGCGTCGAGGGCGTCGGCGACGCGTGAGCCGTCGGGGACCCGGACGAGACCGGGCCGGGCGACCCGCCCGACGACGCTCACGACGAGCGGCCCCGCGGCGACCGGTGCCGCCGCGACGGGCGCCGGCCCACCGGGACCCGCGGACCGGTCCGTCTCCCCCGTCGCCGCCCCGCCGGGCACCGCCGTCACCTCGGGCAGGCCGCCGACGGGCTGCACGGTGGGACGGTCGAGCCACACACCCACCCCGGCGACGAGCGCCCCGGCGAGCACCACCGCCACCAGCGCGAGCGCACCGGGGCGGCCCGGGTCCACCCGCGCCCCGGCCAGCGACGGCGGCAGCCACCGCTGGGCTCGGCGGCGAAACCACGACGGCCGCCCGCCGTGCGGGACGTCGTCGCCGAGCTCCTCGGACGGTGCGGGGTCGTCCCGGGCCAGCAGGGCCAGAGGGTGGCTCGCATCGGGGTCGGCGGTCCACACCGGTGTCGGCCCCTCCGGCGCGACGGGACCGGTCGCGCCGCGGTGCGCGGCGGAGGGATCGGCGGACCACACCGGTGGCTCCCCGTGCGGGGCGGCGGAATCGGGCCGGCCCGGTGTCGCGCCGTGCAGGATGGCTGGGTCGGGCCGGCCGGGCGTCACACCGGGCCAGGTGCCGGGCCGGGACGCGGACGGCGTCATCCCGGGCCCGGAAGCGCAGGGGGTGTGGAGCGGGAGCGGCACGACGGCGCCCAGCCCGTGGGCCGGCGGTGGTCCGGGACGTGGCCCGGAGGGGCCGGTGGCCACCGGCAGCGCGGGCAGCGGGACGGTCGGGGGATCGAGCCGGTCCGCGACCGCGTCCACCCGCCCGCGCGTCCCGATCCCGGCGAGCCGCCGGGCCGGGTCGAGGGAGGCGTCGGTCCTGGTCACGCACCCGACGCTAGGTGCGCCACCCCCGTTCCGACCGGCCGATGCCGGGCCTGTGGACGGATCGATCGATTGGGGACCGATGCGCTGCCGTCGGCCACGACGCGGCCGGATCGTCGGCGGTCCGTGCTACACACCGGCGGGGCCCGCCGGCACCACCACGATCCCCACCAAACCCGCTCCCGCGTGCGCCCCGATCACCGCGCCGACCTCGGAGACGTGCACCTCGGCGGCGTCGGGCAGCTGTTCGCGCAGCCGGTCGGCGATGTCCTCGGCCCGGTCCTCGGCGCCGAGGTGGTGCACGGCGAGGTGTGCGCCCGGACCCGCCTCGGCGACGGCGAGCGCGACGAGCCGTTCGGTCGCGCGCGAGGTCGTCCGCACCTTCTCCAGCGGCGCGATCCGGCCGTCGCGCAGGTGCAGGATCGGCTTGACCGACAGGGCCGTGCCCATCAGCGCGGACGCGGCGCCGATCCGGCCGCCGCGGCGCAGCCGCTCCAGGTCCTGCACCGCGAACAGGACCCGTGCCCGTGCGGCGACGGCGCCGGCCACGGCCTCGACGTCGTCGGCGGTGGCGCCGGCTCCGGCGGCGTCGGCGGCGGCGAGCACGGCGAAGCCGAGGCCCATCGCGATGGCACCGGAGTCGACGACCCGGATCCGGTCCGGGGCGACCTCCTGCGCGGCGAGCCGGGCCGCGTCCCAGGTGCCGGACAGCGCGCGCGACAGGTGCACGGCCACGACGGCGGGGACGCCGTCGTCGAGCAGGGCGGTGAAGCGCTCGGCGAACGCGGCCGGGGTCGGGCGCGAGGTCTGCACGAGCAGGGTGCGGTCGGCTAGCGCGACGATCAGCTCGGCGGCGGAGACGTCGACACCGTCGCGGGCGGTGCGCTCGCCGAGCCGGACCTCCAGCGGGACGACGTGGATGCCGCGTCGTTCCGCGACGCCGGGCGGCAGGTGTGCGGTGGAGTCGGTGACCACGGCGACCGGCGAGGGGGGCACGGCCGGACCCTATCCACCCGGCGGGCGGAACAGCGGTGCCAGTGCCCGCTGCGCGGCGAGGTAGCGGCCGTGCGCGTCGTCCAGGCGGCCGCGGGTACGCGGGTCGGGGGTGAACTCGCGGTCGACCCGCACCATCCGTCCGGCGAGCTCACCGACCGAGGCGGCCCGGCCGGTCGCGAGCGCGGCGAGCATCGCCGCGCCGAGGACCCCGGCGTCGCGTTCGGCGGTGCGGCGCAGCGGCCGGTCCAGCACGTCGGCCTTGATCTGGCACCAGAGGTCGCTCGCCGCGCCACCGCCACAGGCGGCGATGGTCTCGGGGCGGCGGCCGGCGGCCGACTCCAGCGGGCCCAGGACGTGCCGGGCGGCGTGCGCGACCCCCTCCAGCACGGCGCGGCACAGCTCGGCGGACCCGGTGGCGAAGCTCGCGCCGAGCCAGTGCGCGCGCAGGTCGGGGTCCCACAGCGGGGCCCGCTCCCCGGCGAGCTGGGGCAGGAACAGCACCCGCCCCGGTTCGGCGCCGGCGGCCCGGGCCAGCAGCTCGGCCGGTGCGACGCCCAGCACCGCGGACGCCCAGGTCAGCGCGTCGCCGCCGGCCTGGGTGGGCCCTGCGTGCACGTGCAGCCCGCGCCACGGCGGAAACGTGACGATCCCCGGGGCGCCGCCGCCGGGCGTCGCGGCGAGGGCCAGGACCTCCGAGGTGCCCGCGATGTCGATCGCGTCGCCGGGGGCGGCGATCCCGCCGCCGAGCAGCGCCGCCCAGGCGTCCATCGTCCCGACGGCGACGGGCAGCCCCGCCGGGAGCCCGCCCGCGCCGGTGGTCTCCCCCGCGACCGACGCCGGGTCGGCCAGGGGCGCCGGCATCGAGCGCAACCCGGGGACGAGCAGGTCGAGCCAGTCCGGGTACCGGCCGTCGGGGTCGAGGAGTCCGGTCGAGGAGAGCGGATCGGCCACGGCGGTGCCGGTGAGGCGTTCGAGCAGCCAGTCCTTGGGCGCGAGCACCCTGCGCGCGCGGTCCCACGCGTCGGGCCGGTGTTCGGCGAGCCAGGCGGCGCGGGCGGCCGCGTGCGAGGCGTCGACGGTGCCGATCCCGCCACGGCGCCGGGCCCGGTCCGCGGACGACAGCCGCTCGGTGAGCGTCGCCGCGACCGCGCCGCACCGACCGTCCTGCCAGGTGATCGCCGGGTGCACCGGCGCGCCGGCCCCGTCGACGAACAGGTGGGTGTCGACCTGGGCGCACAGCCCGACGGCGGTCACCCCGGCCAGTGCCGGGCCGAGCGCACCGACCACCTCGGTCAGCCCGGACCACCAGTCGTCCGGGTGCTGCTCGGCGTGCCCGGGCGCGGGACGCGCGGTCAGGTGCGTGGCGCGGGCCGCGGCGACGCGGACGCCGTCGTCGTCGAAGACCGCCGCCTTGACCGAGGTGGTGCCGAGGTCGATGCCGAGCAGGGGCACGGCCGGGCCACCGTGGCTTCCAGGAGCCCGGCCAGCGCCTCCCCGACGGCGGAGTGTCCCGCCCAGCCCCAGTGCAGGCCGTCGGGGTTGCCGTGTCCGCCGAGGACGTGTTCGCCGACCAGCGCGGGCACGTCGAGCACGGTCACGGCCGGGGCGCCGGCCGCCCAGCGGCGGACCGCGGCGTCGG is a window from the Pseudonocardia sp. HH130629-09 genome containing:
- a CDS encoding ComEC/Rec2 family competence protein, with the translated sequence MTRAGARRPEPVSGERDDERAEQQERPAPPDLRLVPAALATWAAVLAGLLGGTAGGITAAVLAALALTVTLLRARTSARAAAPSSIVLAAAGCALVAAVLGTVHAAALASHPLRGPADRGAAAEVRVRLTDDPRILRSTTGGGDESGAARAMALVPTELVTATVGGGRATTGGKLLLLAPAAEWTGLLPGQEVSAAGLLMPAQRPDLTVAVLKVRGAPQDVTAPPWWQTGAGALRDGLRDAAVAALPEAPAGLLPGLAIGDTRAQLAETEQDFRTAGLAHLTAVSGANVAIVTGAVLLLLRLFRIDPRIAAAMAMVALVGFVVLARPSPSVLRAAVMGGVVLIAFAAGRARSAVPALAVAVLGLLLAVPALAVDAGFVLSVVATGALVLLGPGWTAALRRRGLPSGPAEALVVPVAAALATAPVIAGLNGGVGLVTVVANLLAAPAVAPATVLGVLGAVLSAVSPAAAWCCAWLAGPFVWWLVVVGDRAAAVPGATVPWPAGTGGALLLTGVLVVLLAMGRVPRLRALLLALLVGLLVVLVPTRFAPPGWPPTGWRMVACDVGQGDALVLATGTPGHAVLVDTGPTDDAVDTCLDRLGVRVLELVVITHFHADHDGGLAGALRGRAAGGIAVGPVREPASGLREITRHTERAGAPVVGLVRGMELGWPELRLQVLGPVHPPLTVDGGDGTAVNDISLLLRATTPAATILLTGDAELVAQDDLLHSGVDLRADVLKMPHHGSRKVVPDLITAVAPRAAVISVGNGNSYRHPNPELVDRLAGRASWSHAPTGPVTWP
- a CDS encoding helix-hairpin-helix domain-containing protein, which codes for MTRTDASLDPARRLAGIGTRGRVDAVADRLDPPTVPLPALPVATGPSGPRPGPPPAHGLGAVVPLPLHTPCASGPGMTPSASRPGTWPGVTPGRPDPAILHGATPGRPDSAAPHGEPPVWSADPSAAHRGATGPVAPEGPTPVWTADPDASHPLALLARDDPAPSEELGDDVPHGGRPSWFRRRAQRWLPPSLAGARVDPGRPGALALVAVVLAGALVAGVGVWLDRPTVQPVGGLPEVTAVPGGAATGETDRSAGPGGPAPVAAAPVAAGPLVVSVVGRVARPGLVRVPDGSRVADALDAAGGALPEVDLGALNLARRLGDGEQIAVGVPPAADAAPVLPAPGSEPASGAEPGAAAAPAAPGGKIDLNTATLSDLDALPGVGPVTAKKIIDWRSANGRFSRVEQLREIDGIGERRFAQLQELVRV
- a CDS encoding DegV family protein, producing MPPSPVAVVTDSTAHLPPGVAERRGIHVVPLEVRLGERTARDGVDVSAAELIVALADRTLLVQTSRPTPAAFAERFTALLDDGVPAVVAVHLSRALSGTWDAARLAAQEVAPDRIRVVDSGAIAMGLGFAVLAAADAAGAGATADDVEAVAGAVAARARVLFAVQDLERLRRGGRIGAASALMGTALSVKPILHLRDGRIAPLEKVRTTSRATERLVALAVAEAGPGAHLAVHHLGAEDRAEDIADRLREQLPDAAEVHVSEVGAVIGAHAGAGLVGIVVVPAGPAGV
- a CDS encoding xylulokinase is translated as MPLLGIDLGTTSVKAAVFDDDGVRVAAARATHLTARPAPGHAEQHPDDWWSGLTEVVGALGPALAGVTAVGLCAQVDTHLFVDGAGAPVHPAITWQDGRCGAVAATLTERLSSADRARRRGGIGTVDASHAAARAAWLAEHRPDAWDRARRVLAPKDWLLERLTGTAVADPLSSTGLLDPDGRYPDWLDLLVPGLRSMPAPLADPASVAGETTGAGGLPAGLPVAVGTMDAWAALLGGGIAAPGDAIDIAGTSEVLALAATPGGGAPGIVTFPPWRGLHVHAGPTQAGGDALTWASAVLGVAPAELLARAAGAEPGRVLFLPQLAGERAPLWDPDLRAHWLGASFATGSAELCRAVLEGVAHAARHVLGPLESAAGRRPETIAACGGGAASDLWCQIKADVLDRPLRRTAERDAGVLGAAMLAALATGRAASVGELAGRMVRVDREFTPDPRTRGRLDDAHGRYLAAQRALAPLFRPPGG